One region of Malania oleifera isolate guangnan ecotype guangnan chromosome 6, ASM2987363v1, whole genome shotgun sequence genomic DNA includes:
- the LOC131157170 gene encoding tetraspanin-8-like produces the protein MFRVSNNLIGILNFITFLLSVPILGAGIWLANRASTDCEKFLEKPVIVLGVFLMVVSLAGLVGACCRVSWLLWFYLLVMFLLIVLLFCFTIFAFVVTNKGAGEVLSGKGYKEYRLGEYSNWLQDRVNNGKNWNRIKSCLHDSKVCQSMANGVANDTVQQFYLEHLSSIQSGCCKPSNDCNFQYASPIMWNATSTSSSTNPDCAKWSNDPNVLCYNCESCKAGLLDNIKSDWKKVAVVNVIFLIFLIVVYSIGCCAFRNNREDNAYFSRKPYP, from the exons ATGTTTCGGGTTAGCAACAATCTGATCGGGATTCTGAACTTCATCACCTTCCTTCTCTCGGTGCCGATCTTGGGCGCCGGAATATGGCTGGCAAATCGCGCGAGCACCGACTGCGAGAAGTTCCTGGAGAAGCCAGTGATCGTTCTGGGGGTGTTCCTTATGGTGGTTTCGCTGGCGGGGCTCGTCGGCGCGTGCTGTCGCGTGTCCTGGCTTCTCTGGTTCTACCTCCTGGTGATGTTCCTGCTCATCGTTTTGCTGTTTTGCTTCACGATCTTTGCGTTTGTGGTGACCAATAAGGGAGCAGGGGAGGTGTTGTCAGGAAAGGGGTATAAGGAGTACAGGCTTGGGGAGTACTCCAACTGGTTGCAGGATAGGGTTAATAATGGTAAGAACTGGAACAGGATAAAGAGCTGCTTGCATGACTCCAAGGTCTGTCAATCTATGGCTAATGGCGTTGCCAACGATACCGTCCAGCAGTTTTACTTAGAGCATTTGTCTTCCATTCAG TCGGGGTGCTGCAAGCCATCAAATGACTGTAATTTCCAATACGCGAGCCCGATCATGTGGAATGCGACGAGCACTTCCTCATCCACGAACCCAGACTGTGCAAAATGGAGCAATGACCCGAACGTGCTGTGCTACAACTGCGAATCATGCAAGGCTGGACTGCTGGACAACATCAAGAGTGACTGGAAGAAGGTGGCTGTCGTCAATGTTATCTTCCTCATTTTCTTGATTGTGGTGTACTCGATTGGGTGCTGCGCCTTTAGGAACAACAGGGAAGACAATGCCTATTTCAGTAGGAAGCCATATCCCTGA